The Myxococcota bacterium genome has a segment encoding these proteins:
- a CDS encoding SDR family NAD(P)-dependent oxidoreductase, whose amino-acid sequence MGAEVEMAPAGRRVLIVGATSAIASEAAREYARRGARLFLVARDARALAALADELAPHVAGARSGDFLDHAAAGAHVAAAIDALGALDVALVAHGWLPDQPATERDPALAMRAIDVNFLSAVAFLIPVANHMEARGAGRIAVMTSVAGERGRPRNYTYGAAKRATSTYLEGLRSRLWRAGVRVTDLRLGPVDTPMTADHPKNALFGAPGPVGRACVAAIERGRRVAYLPRVWRAIMPAVRWLPEPLFQRFAFLSGR is encoded by the coding sequence GTGGGGGCGGAAGTGGAGATGGCGCCTGCGGGCCGGCGCGTGCTGATCGTCGGCGCCACGTCCGCCATCGCGAGCGAGGCCGCGCGCGAGTACGCGCGACGCGGCGCACGCCTCTTCCTCGTCGCGCGCGACGCGCGCGCGCTCGCTGCGCTCGCCGACGAGCTCGCGCCGCACGTCGCCGGCGCGCGCAGCGGCGACTTCCTCGACCACGCCGCCGCCGGCGCGCACGTCGCCGCGGCGATCGACGCGCTCGGCGCACTCGACGTCGCGCTCGTCGCCCACGGCTGGCTGCCCGACCAGCCGGCGACCGAGCGCGACCCCGCGCTCGCGATGCGCGCGATCGACGTGAACTTCCTGTCCGCGGTCGCGTTCCTGATCCCGGTCGCGAACCACATGGAGGCGCGCGGCGCGGGACGCATCGCCGTGATGACGTCCGTCGCGGGCGAGCGCGGGCGGCCCCGCAACTACACGTACGGCGCCGCGAAGCGCGCGACCTCGACGTACCTCGAGGGGCTGCGCAGCCGGCTGTGGCGCGCGGGCGTCCGCGTCACCGACCTCCGCCTCGGCCCCGTCGACACGCCGATGACGGCCGATCACCCGAAGAACGCGCTGTTCGGCGCCCCCGGCCCCGTCGGGCGCGCGTGCGTCGCGGCGATCGAGCGCGGGCGGCGCGTCGCGTACCTGCCGCGCGTCTGGCGCGCCATCATGCCGGCCGTGCGCTGGCTGCCCGAGCCGCTCTTCCAGCGTTTCGCGTTCCTGTCGGGACGCTGA
- a CDS encoding rhomboid family intramembrane serine protease, with protein MISLVTQSDGSARRFPFVTFLLVAAVVATFARMRDDMAAAQTEADAAMAEAVAYFEEHPHVVLPDAMQPFIAADHARALREAEDEERDRLGMSPLPERVVKRIQGRFDALVAVAFARLDDLPANAFGVRGLDAGVARLFEHALYHATLPSFALGLAGLLLLGIALEDAWGSLVFATFCALAVPAGALLFATFHSALPAPWLGTSGLVAALLGASLTRWMRSGSPRLLGAFPLQPLLLAPAWLAAEYVWVRQLGPHSLGAAPAVAHGALLAGGLALAFVIRKAGFEEKLTDRWDDAKDPVRNPTYEKAMDLRTAGKRDEAMEILLGAFGRKATEDVALGLWDVSKELGRPGDGAGAALWLVRDAVRRAETESAIRYWGELVEMVDVVDAEPPLFLRMADLLARDGRDAGALDALERALRAPRPLPAALALRAAGFAAERDAGLAARIAARASEQPDCSPRDREKLAAYAHAGAASAAPRAGDGDAGAFGPGDADAHEPERRTPGGEPLVVVTRPLPGFKGLVAKAPSGAAPAAPAPAASAGPEVDAFANLDPGALDLEGLDDATAPAASDGAGEDVESWNSPGMLAGLADGDGDAAIATPAERAALFGSVDDEPLAAPLEEQLAATPPMAIGEAVVAADEPSSLPAQAAAPSAPPAPDRPTRPIFDAPSPLAGAEDELAFEDAAPPPPRRALRQIAAVPLALEPTAIKVDAEGKGKTRLPYDRVDAVAVAAVRGLGPKPVVVIDLVLGWRGDPREALRVVRLRSDRFDPRAFVDGTESGLAALRGFVAAIAEGSGGEALPSAASVRGEPFATFDSLDAYHRDVLGCEGDAG; from the coding sequence ATGATCTCGCTCGTGACCCAGTCCGATGGGTCCGCACGACGCTTCCCGTTCGTCACCTTCCTGCTCGTCGCGGCCGTGGTCGCGACGTTCGCGCGCATGCGCGACGACATGGCCGCGGCCCAGACCGAGGCCGACGCCGCGATGGCCGAAGCCGTCGCCTACTTCGAAGAGCATCCGCACGTCGTGCTGCCCGACGCGATGCAGCCCTTCATCGCCGCCGACCACGCGCGCGCGCTGCGCGAGGCGGAGGACGAGGAGCGCGACCGGCTCGGGATGTCGCCGCTTCCCGAGCGCGTCGTGAAGCGGATCCAGGGGCGCTTCGATGCGCTCGTCGCCGTCGCGTTCGCGCGGCTCGACGACCTGCCGGCGAACGCCTTCGGCGTGCGCGGCCTCGACGCCGGCGTCGCGCGCCTGTTCGAGCACGCGCTCTACCACGCCACGCTGCCGTCGTTCGCGCTCGGCCTCGCGGGCCTGCTGCTGCTCGGGATCGCCCTCGAGGACGCCTGGGGCTCGCTCGTCTTCGCGACCTTCTGCGCGCTCGCCGTTCCGGCGGGCGCGCTGCTCTTCGCGACGTTCCACTCCGCACTGCCCGCGCCGTGGCTCGGCACGAGCGGGCTCGTCGCCGCGCTCCTCGGCGCGAGCCTGACGCGCTGGATGCGCAGCGGCAGCCCGCGCCTGCTCGGCGCGTTCCCGCTGCAGCCGCTGCTGCTCGCGCCGGCGTGGCTCGCGGCGGAGTACGTGTGGGTGCGCCAGCTCGGCCCGCACTCGCTCGGCGCCGCGCCCGCCGTCGCGCACGGCGCGCTGCTCGCGGGCGGCCTCGCGCTCGCCTTCGTGATCCGCAAGGCGGGCTTCGAGGAGAAGCTCACCGACCGCTGGGACGACGCGAAGGATCCCGTCCGCAACCCGACCTACGAGAAGGCGATGGACCTGCGCACGGCCGGGAAGCGCGACGAGGCGATGGAGATCCTGCTCGGCGCGTTCGGCCGCAAGGCGACCGAGGACGTCGCGCTCGGGCTCTGGGACGTGTCGAAGGAGCTCGGCCGCCCGGGCGACGGCGCGGGCGCGGCGCTCTGGCTGGTGCGCGACGCGGTGCGGCGCGCCGAGACCGAGAGCGCGATCCGCTACTGGGGCGAGCTCGTCGAGATGGTCGACGTCGTCGACGCCGAGCCGCCGCTCTTCCTGCGCATGGCCGACCTGCTCGCGCGCGACGGGCGCGACGCCGGCGCGCTCGACGCGCTCGAGCGCGCGCTGCGCGCGCCGCGCCCGCTGCCGGCCGCGCTCGCGCTCCGCGCCGCCGGCTTCGCGGCCGAGCGCGACGCGGGCCTCGCGGCGCGCATCGCCGCGCGCGCGAGCGAGCAGCCCGACTGCTCGCCGCGCGACCGCGAGAAGCTCGCGGCCTACGCGCACGCGGGCGCCGCGTCGGCGGCGCCCCGGGCGGGCGACGGCGACGCGGGCGCGTTCGGGCCGGGCGATGCCGACGCGCACGAGCCCGAGCGGCGGACGCCCGGCGGCGAGCCGCTCGTCGTCGTCACGCGGCCGCTCCCGGGCTTCAAGGGCCTCGTCGCGAAGGCGCCGAGCGGCGCGGCGCCGGCCGCGCCGGCGCCCGCAGCGAGCGCCGGCCCCGAGGTCGACGCCTTCGCGAACCTCGACCCGGGCGCGCTCGATCTCGAAGGGCTCGACGATGCGACGGCGCCGGCGGCGAGCGACGGCGCGGGCGAGGACGTCGAGAGCTGGAACTCGCCGGGCATGCTCGCGGGGCTCGCGGACGGCGACGGCGACGCCGCCATCGCGACGCCCGCCGAGCGCGCCGCGCTCTTCGGCTCCGTCGACGACGAGCCGCTCGCCGCACCGCTCGAGGAGCAGCTGGCCGCGACGCCGCCGATGGCGATCGGCGAGGCCGTGGTCGCGGCGGACGAGCCGTCGTCGCTCCCGGCGCAGGCCGCCGCGCCGAGCGCGCCGCCCGCACCCGACCGACCGACGCGGCCGATCTTCGACGCGCCGTCGCCGCTCGCCGGCGCAGAGGACGAGCTCGCCTTCGAGGACGCCGCGCCCCCGCCGCCGCGTCGCGCGCTCCGCCAGATCGCGGCCGTCCCGCTCGCGCTCGAGCCGACCGCGATCAAGGTCGACGCCGAGGGCAAGGGCAAGACGCGCCTCCCGTACGACCGCGTCGACGCCGTCGCGGTCGCGGCCGTGCGCGGCCTCGGCCCGAAGCCCGTCGTCGTGATCGACCTCGTGCTCGGCTGGCGCGGCGACCCGCGCGAGGCGCTGCGCGTCGTGCGGCTGCGCAGCGATCGCTTCGATCCGCGCGCCTTCGTCGACGGCACGGAGAGCGGACTCGCCGCGCTGCGCGGCTTCGTCGCCGCCATCGCCGAAGGCTCGGGAGGCGAGGCGCTGCCGAGCGCGGCGAGCGTGCGCGGCGAGCCGTTCGCGACGTTCGATTCGCTCGACGCCTATCACCGCGACGTGCTCGGCTGCGAGGGCGACGCGGGCTGA
- a CDS encoding 16S rRNA (uracil(1498)-N(3))-methyltransferase produces MNLLLLDDDDFVDARTARVTGRRCRHVRRILRKQPGDVLAAGRIGGALGTATILALDREALVVEVALDTAPPPPLAATLVLALPRPPVMQRVLAAATSLGVARIVLLHTRRVERTYWEASAMAEENLREQLLLGLEQARDTRLPELWLRPRFRDFVDGELGALVAGGGGVLAHPQGAAPCPARLATPCVVAVGPEGGFLDDEVERLARAGLSAVSLGPRALRVETAVAVLLSRLL; encoded by the coding sequence GTGAACCTGCTGCTCCTCGACGACGACGACTTCGTGGACGCGCGAACCGCGCGCGTGACCGGCCGCCGCTGCCGGCACGTGCGCCGCATCCTGCGCAAGCAGCCGGGCGACGTGCTCGCCGCCGGTCGCATCGGCGGGGCGCTCGGGACCGCGACCATCCTCGCGCTCGATCGCGAGGCACTCGTCGTCGAGGTCGCTCTCGACACCGCGCCGCCGCCGCCGCTCGCCGCGACCCTCGTGCTCGCCCTGCCGCGCCCGCCCGTCATGCAGCGCGTGCTCGCGGCCGCGACGAGCCTCGGCGTCGCGCGCATCGTGCTGCTGCACACGCGGCGCGTCGAGCGCACGTACTGGGAGGCGAGCGCGATGGCGGAGGAGAACCTGCGCGAGCAGCTCCTCCTCGGGCTCGAGCAGGCGCGCGACACGCGCCTCCCCGAGCTCTGGCTGCGACCGCGCTTCCGCGACTTCGTGGACGGCGAGCTCGGCGCGCTCGTCGCGGGCGGCGGCGGCGTGCTCGCGCATCCGCAGGGCGCCGCGCCCTGCCCCGCGCGGCTCGCGACCCCGTGCGTCGTCGCGGTCGGTCCGGAGGGCGGCTTCCTCGACGACGAGGTCGAGCGGCTCGCTCGCGCCGGGCTGTCCGCCGTCTCGCTCGGGCCGCGCGCGCTGCGCGTCGAGACCGCGGTCGCCGTCCTGCTGTCGCGCCTGCTCTAG